One genomic window of Gossypium hirsutum isolate 1008001.06 chromosome D11, Gossypium_hirsutum_v2.1, whole genome shotgun sequence includes the following:
- the LOC107942599 gene encoding blue copper protein 1a, which yields MAVHRSLVIFAIVAFMAPTISLAMDYVVGDDNGWKLEVNYTDWAKDKQFYVGDTLFFKYNNASHNVYKVTGDDFNSCNVPSNNSLGLFTGNDKINLAAAGKKWYICGFTGHCNQGMKLKITVLDGTAPAPPPNAASTLLAKATNFQIMLGMTLSIAAALIMV from the exons ATGGCTGTTCATCGTTCATTAGTTATTTTTGCAATTGTTGCTTTCATGGCTCCGACAATCTCATTGGCTATGGATTATGTCGTGGGTGATGATAATGGGTGGAAGTTAGAAGTTAATTATACAGATTGGGCTAAAGACAAGCAGTTCTATGTTGGAGACACTCTTT TTTTCAAGTACAACAATGCTAGTCACAACGTTTACAAAGTGACCGGAGATGACTTCAACAGCTGCAATGTTCCATCAAACAATAGTTTGGGCTTATTCACAGGAAACGACAAAATTAACTTGGCAGCCGCCGGCAAAAAATGGTACATTTGTGGTTTTACTGGCCATTGTAATCAAGGGATGAAGCTTAAGATCACGGTGCTAGACGGTACTGCCCCAGCTCCTCCTCCTAACGCTGCTTCAACATTACTTGCCAAAGCGACCAATTTCCAGATAATGTTAGGGATGACTTTATCCATCGCGGCTGCATTGATCATGGTCTAG